In Actinomycetota bacterium, the genomic window GAGCCGCGCGACCCGGCGACGGGCAAGCGGCGCCAGAAGTGGGTCAAGGGCGCCCGGACCCGCAAGGAGGCGGAAAGCGCCCGCGACGAGGCTAGAAACCGCAAGGGCAACCGGGGCGGCTGGAAGGCCCCGAGCAGGCTGCCGCTCGGGCCGGGACGTGGCTGCCGTCGGTGAAGGCCAAGGTGGCGCCGTCGACCTTCACCAGCTACCGCCAGAACATCACCCAAGTGGCCAACCGCATCGGCCACGTCCGACTGGACGCACTCGACCCGCAGACCCTGGATGCCCTGTACGCCGACCTGGAGGCCGGCGGGCTCGCCCGGTCGACAGTGCGGCTGCTCCACACTCAACTCCACCGAGCAATGGCCGATGCGGTCCACCGGGATCTGCGCCATGGCTGGCGACGATGCACTGGAGGCCTTGGAGCACCCGAAGGTGGTCGCCGAGCAGCTCGGCCACGCCTCGGTCCGGGTGACGCTGGACACCTACAG contains:
- a CDS encoding Arm DNA-binding domain-containing protein; amino-acid sequence: MRDGLIKRGGYWYFVLDEPRDPATGKRRQKWVKGARTRKEAESARDEARNRKGNRGGWKAPSRLPLGPGRGCRR